The Legionella cincinnatiensis genome includes a region encoding these proteins:
- the mlaD gene encoding outer membrane lipid asymmetry maintenance protein MlaD, producing MNKQRYVDFSVGLFMLLGVLALLIMTMKVSNFSNFMSQDHYQVTADFTDIGGLKVRAPVTVAGVKIGEVTHIELQPGELNAKVTMRLRNDKKIPYEDTSARILTEGLLGSNYISIVPGFEDEESKDHPYLQNGDVIDKTQEAIILENLIGQLLFNIKK from the coding sequence ATGAATAAGCAACGTTACGTAGATTTTAGTGTTGGCCTGTTTATGTTGCTTGGTGTGTTGGCCTTATTGATTATGACCATGAAAGTGAGTAATTTCTCAAATTTCATGTCTCAAGACCATTATCAGGTAACCGCAGATTTTACTGATATTGGTGGTTTGAAAGTTAGGGCACCTGTTACAGTGGCTGGAGTTAAAATTGGAGAAGTAACGCATATTGAATTGCAGCCAGGGGAGCTTAATGCAAAAGTAACAATGCGCTTGAGAAATGATAAAAAAATTCCTTATGAAGATACTTCAGCACGAATTTTGACTGAAGGGTTGCTTGGCTCAAATTACATTAGTATTGTGCCGGGCTTTGAAGATGAGGAGAGTAAAGATCATCCTTATTTGCAAAATGGAGATGTGATCGATAAAACTCAAGAAGCAATAATTTTAGAAAATTTAATTGGTCAATTACTGTTTAACATTAAAAAATAA